The Planctomycetota bacterium genomic sequence AGCTTGGACCAGTCGCGGGCGTCGAGGCTGACCGAACGGACCCGGCCGTCCCGATCGTCCGGCGGCCACTCGGCGTAGATGATCACGCCCCACGCATTCCGTGCCGCCCACTTGGCAAACAGCGGATCGTCGGCCGGCAGCGTCTTCTTGGCCTCGGGCTCGGCCTCGAAGTCGGCACGCCAGACCATGCCCTGCTGCTCCAGCGTGTCGATGAGGCCGTTGACCGTCGCGAGCACCTCGGCCTCGCCGTCGCTGCGGAGGACGGCGGCGAGTTCCACGTCGTTCACGCCCACGACCCAGACGTCGACCCAGTTTTTCGACAGTCGTTGATCGCGATCGATCGAGAGCGACAGCTGCTGACGCTCCGTCCTGGGCTTGATTCCGCAGCCGCTGACGATCACCAGGATCAGCAGCACCCCCGACCAACAGAGACGACGTGCCATGGTCGGAGTCTAAACGCACGCCGCATCGCGGCAACAAACGCGGTGTTCACGCGATCGGCAACCGCACCGTCCCAGGCGGCGGCGGTGCGGCGGGCTTCTTCTTGACCAGCGGCTTGCCCAGCACCTTGTCAGCATGACGTCGAAGCTGTTCGGCGCTGGTGAACAGGTGGTCGTAGTCGTACTCGCTGCCGTGCCACTCGCAGCCGTCGGTCGTGTATTTCCGGCAGATTCGGGGTCGCTCCTCGTAGATGCCGCAGCGGTTGTCGGGCAGGAGGTGCTTGCAGCGGCTGGCGAACGCGAGGTACCACTGGTCGTCCTCGACGAAGACGTGCACGCCTTCGTGCATGAGGTACCACCGGACGTTGTCGTAGTCCTCGGCCGACTCCGGATTGTCGATCGGCAGCGCGATCTGCCGACAGCACAACGCCGAACACGACTCGCACAGCGGCGTCATCTCCTTCGGCTTCGACATCGCTGACAATGTAGTGAACTTCCGACCTGCCGTGCGAACGATTGTGCGTGCGCATCGTCGCTGGTGAGTTTCGAGGCAGACGACTGCTCCCGCCTGTCGACGATGCGACACGTCCGGTGACCGACCGCGTCAAGCAGAGCCTGTTCGACGTGGTCACGCCGTGGCTCGACGGCGGCGTGGTATGGGACGTCTTCGCGGGCACCGGCAGCTTCGGGCTGGAAGCACTGAGCCGCGGCATGGAGCGGGCCGTCTTCTTCGAGCGACATCGGCCGGCACGACTGCGGCTTGGTAAGAACATCCTGACCCTCGGCCTGGAAGATCGCACGCTGATTCAAACGGGCGATCTGTATCGAACGACTTTCGACGACCTGCCGTCACCCAGCGTCGTCTTCCTCGACCCGCCCTACCGCCACGTCCGCGAAAAAACCGACGTCCTCGACGCGCTCATCGGTCGCTCGGTCGAGGCCATGAAGCCCGACGGTCTGCTCGTCTTTCGTCACGACGCCGCGGACGACGACGTCGTGATCAGTTCGGCTCGTGAGACGGATCGTCGTCGCTGGGGTCAGATGACCGCGCGTCTGCTTGCGCCGGCATCGGCGCGCCCTGGATGAACGCGACCAAGCTTCGCCAGTCCGCAGCCGTTGCAGCGGCAGCGAGTAGGACCTCGGCGGCGGTCGTGGCGATGCGGAGCAGAATCGCCACAAACAGCAGGAACGCCCACCACGCGTCCTTCCACGACGCAGGATCGAGCAGCCCGATGATCGTCGAGAGATCGACGCCCGCCTCGCCGTCGACCAGGCCTTGGTGGGCGGCGTCGAGCTTCTGCTTGGCCGACTCCTCGAAGCCGGCCATCGCTGCCAGTTCGAGCTCTTCGGGCATCAGCAGAGTCAACGCCGCAACGAAGACGAGTTCACGGATGCCCAGCCCCGCCGGGACGATCGTCGCCAACCGTCCCGCCGCAAAGGCCAAGCCCCAAGCGCCCGTCGTCGCGAGCAGAACCCGGCCTGGTGCCTCCGGTGCGAGCGGGTCCGACACGAGCATCCACACGGCCAGGCCCTGGAATAGCACACCCAGCACCTGCCACGACGCCAGTGGCAGCAGGCGTCCGGTCGCCAGCCGCGTCTTGCCCGATCGCCCAGCCACGGGAACCAAGCGGTAGAACACTTTGCGCGACACCAGCACGAACAGCACCGGCGTTGCTGCGATTGCCAGCAGCCACAGCGGCCGCCACGTCGGCAGGTTCGTCCACGCCGTCCACCAGCACGCGGCCAGGCCCACCACGATCGCCGCAATCACCGCGAGCCCGCCTTCGGTTCGACCGGCGGCGTGGGCTTGCGGACCGCTGGGTCCGTACGGCCGGGTCAGCTCCATCCGGAGCACCACGAACGAGCGGCCTGGCAGATTGCGCGTCACGTGCCCGAGCGACCAGATCCGCGCCGCGGCCGTTGGCGGCAACGCGTGCCCGAGCCCGACCAGCGCCTGTCGCCACACCGCCACGCGGAACAGCAGCAATCCAACAGCGAACATCGTCGTGCCAAGCGCGATGGGCAACAGGTCCAGCTCTCCCAGCCGGCCGGCCACAGCATCCCACTCGCGCGTCACTGGCTCGACCACGAAGTACAGCGCTGCCAGCGTCAGCGACACGACGATCAGCCGCGTCAGCCAAGGCAGCAGCCACTGAGCGGTCCGGACGATCTTGCGTCGCTGCTGATCGTCGAGGCTGATGATCTCGTCCTCAACGACGCGCGTCCGACCACCAATGCGACGCCGACGTGTCGGGAGCAAGTCGACGCCCCACTTCCGCAGCGTCCGACGCAGCAACCGACGGATCGGCGGAACCCAGCGAAGCAAGATGTAGTTGACGAGCTTCAGCCCGAGCCACGTCATCACCATCGTCACGGGCGCGGCCAATGCGGTGATGCCAATGAGCCGCGCGACGTTGTCCAGGCCCGTCCGCTGAAGCCACGGGACGCGGCTGACAATGCCGTCGTAGTAGTGCCCGACCGCCCACATCAGCCCGGCCGTCACGGCGACGCTGAAAAACGTGATGAGCCCCGTAAACCACGGTGACTCGATCGGCAGACGCCGGCCGCGGAATACGTGCGTCGTCAGCCGGCGCTTCCCCGGCAGCGTGACCAATGCAAAGCCGACGACGAACAGCGGAATCCCACCCGGCCCGGGCAGCAAAACGCCCAGAATCGGGCTGGCGATGATCGCCAGCCACCCGATGACGTTCTTCAGGACGAACCAGAAGTAGTTGCGTGCGACGCGAGTGGCCCAGCCCTCGTCGGAGTAGTCGAGCACGTTGTCCGTCGACGCAGCGTCGGCGTGCTCGGCGTCGACGGTCGGAGCCTCTCTCGTCACGTGCCGGCCAGTCTAGACAGCGCCAGCAGCCGACCGAAAGTCGGCATGGGTCCGCCTCGCGTGAGGCTCGCCGTCAGGTAAGCGTCTTGAGCAGCACCTTGGCCACGCGGTTCAGGCCGCTCTTGGCGTTGGAGACGAACTGCTGGAAGATCTTATTCGTGACGGCCATGAACTCGCCCATGTCGGCAAGACGCTTGCGAGTGAGCTTGACCGACTCGTCGCGAGCGGCGGCCTTTCCGATCTCCTTCTCGCTGAGCATCTCTTCGCACTGGCGAATCGTCTCGAGCACCGGGTCCATCTCACGACGCTTGCGCTCGGCGGCGATGATGCTGAAGAGCTCCCATACGTCGCCGAGGCTCTCGAAGTACTCACGACGCTCGCCGCGCCTGTGGAATCGTCGGATGATGCCCCAGTCGCACAGCGCCCGCAGCGACATGCTGGCGTTGCCGCGGGAAATGTTGAGCCGGTCCATCACGTCGTCCGTGCACTGCGGCTTGGCGGTGATGAAGAGGAACGCATGGATCTCGGCCTGAGTGCGGTTGATGCCCCAGGTTGCGCCCATTTCGCCCCAGCGGCGGATGAAAGTGTCCTGCACCTCGCGGAGTCGATCTTCGACGGACAGCTTCCGCGGCTTGGCCG encodes the following:
- a CDS encoding YkgJ family cysteine cluster protein; the protein is MSKPKEMTPLCESCSALCCRQIALPIDNPESAEDYDNVRWYLMHEGVHVFVEDDQWYLAFASRCKHLLPDNRCGIYEERPRICRKYTTDGCEWHGSEYDYDHLFTSAEQLRRHADKVLGKPLVKKKPAAPPPPGTVRLPIA
- a CDS encoding RsmD family RNA methyltransferase, translated to MRIVAGEFRGRRLLPPVDDATRPVTDRVKQSLFDVVTPWLDGGVVWDVFAGTGSFGLEALSRGMERAVFFERHRPARLRLGKNILTLGLEDRTLIQTGDLYRTTFDDLPSPSVVFLDPPYRHVREKTDVLDALIGRSVEAMKPDGLLVFRHDAADDDVVISSARETDRRRWGQMTARLLAPASARPG
- a CDS encoding ArsR family transcriptional regulator; this encodes MTPLTQTNARPVKLSPVAAPAGTLNGRASGSVAKPLRQVGAAPAKPRKLSVEDRLREVQDTFIRRWGEMGATWGINRTQAEIHAFLFITAKPQCTDDVMDRLNISRGNASMSLRALCDWGIIRRFHRRGERREYFESLGDVWELFSIIAAERKRREMDPVLETIRQCEEMLSEKEIGKAAARDESVKLTRKRLADMGEFMAVTNKIFQQFVSNAKSGLNRVAKVLLKTLT